GGTAGCCCTTGCCGCGCAACGCCTCCACTGCCAGGCCACCATCGTCATGCCGGCCACCACGCCGCAGATCAAGGTACAGGCGGTGGCAAGCCGGGGCGCCCAGGTGGTGCTCCATGGCGATTCGTACGACGAGGCCTTCGCCCATGCCTCGCTGCTGGCGCGCAAGCACCGGCTCACCTTCGTCCATCCCTACGACGACCCGGAGGTGATCGCCGGCCAAGGCACCATCGGCATGGAAATCCTGCGCCAGCACACCGAGCCCATCCACGCCATCCTCGTGCCGGTGGGAGGCGGCGGTCTCATTGCGGGGATTGCCACCTATGTCAAGACGCTGCGGCCGGACATCCGCATCGTCGGCGTCGAGCCGGCGGATGCCGACGCCATGCATCAGTCGCTGAAAGCGGGCAGGCGCGTTGCGCTGTCCCAAGTGGGCCTGTTTGCCGACGGCGTGGCGGTGAAGCAGGTGGGCGAGGAGACCTTCCGCCTGTGCCGCCAGTATGTGGACGAAATCGTCCTCTGCGACACCGATGCCATCTGCGCCGCCATCAAGGACGTCTTCGAGGACACCCGTTCCATCCTGGAACCCGCGGGCGCCCTTGCCATCGCCGGGGCGAAGACCTACGCGGCCCGCCACCGTCTGAAGGACAAGACCCTTATTGCCATTGCCAGCGGCGCCAACATGAACTTCGACCGTCTGCGCCACGTGGCGGAACGGGCGGAACTGGGCGAGCAGCGGGAAGGGATCCTGGCGGTGACCATCCCCGAGACGCCGGGCAGCTTCAGGCGGTTCTGCGCCCTGCTCGGCCCCCGCAACATCACCGAATTCAACTACCGCTATGCCGACCCGCGGGAAGCCCACGTCTTCGTCGGCGTGCAGGTGCAGGACCGACGCGAGGTGGGGGAGCTCGTCGCCCGCCTGAAAGCCGCCGGCCTCAAGGCCCTCGATCTCACCGACAACGAAATGGCCAAGCTCCACGTACGCCATCTGGTGGGCGGCCATGCCCCGCAGGCGAAGGACGAGCGGCTGTTCCGTTTCGAATTTCCGGAACGGCCCGGGGCGCTGATGAAATTCCTCGACTCCATGTCCCACGGCTGGAACATCAGTCTCTTCCACTATCGCAACCACGGCGCCGATTACGGGCGGGTGCTGGTGGGCATCCAGGTGCCGGCCGCCGACCAGAAGGCCTTCGCGCAATTTTTGGAGCGTCTGGGCTATCCCTGGTGGGAAGAGTCCAACAATCCGGCCTACCGCCTCTTCCTCGGCTGAACTCTGCGCCTGCGCGGTCTTTCAGGTGCGCGCCCGCGCCCGCACGGGCCGCGACCACACCGTCTTCACGTTCACGAATTCCCGGATGCCGTGATAGGAAAGCTCGCGGCCGAAACCGGATGCCTTGACCCCGCCGAAGGGCAGGCGTGGATCGGACTTGACCATGCCGTTGATGAACACCGAGCCCGCCTCGATGCGCCGCGCCGCCGCTTCGGCGCGCGCCGTGTCGCGGCTCCAGATGCTGGCCCCGAGGCCGAAGCGGGTTTCGTTGGCGATTGCCAGCGCCTCCTCCTCCCCCGCCGCGCGGATGATGGTCGCCACCGGGCCGAACAGCTCCTCATGATAGGCGCGGCAGCGGGCGGTAACGTGATCCAGGATGGAAGGCGCGTAATAGACCCCCTCCCGAGCCAGCGGCGCACAGCCCGTCACCGGCACCGCCCCCTGGGCGATGGAATCCGTCACCTGGCGGTGCAGGGTCTCCCGCAGATCCAGCCGCGCCATGGGGGCGATGTGCGTCGCCTCGTCCATGGGATCCCCCACCACCAGGGCCTCGACGCGGTTTTTCAAGCGGGCGACGAACTCGTCGGCGATCTCCGGCACGACGATGAATCGCTTGGCGGCGATGCAGGACTGACCGCAGTTGAGGAAACGTGAGGCCACGGCCTGCTCCACGGTGAAATCGAGATCGGCGTCCGCCAGCACGATGAATGGATCGGACCCTCCCAGCTCCAGCACGCATTTCTTCAGGTGCTGCCCGGCCACGGTGGCCACCCGCCGTCCGGCTTCCTCCGAGCCGGTGAGGGTCACCGCCTGCACATGGTGGCTGGCGATGGCATCGGCGACATCCCCCGCCTCGATCATGAGGGTGGTGAACACGCCCTCCGGCACGCCGCCATCCCGGAACACCGTCTCCAGGGTAAGCGCACACTGGGGCACGTTGGAGGCATGTTTGAGCACCACGGCGTTGCCCGCCATGAGGGCCGGTGCCGCCGCGCGGAAAACCTGCCAGAAGGGGAAATTCCAGGGCATGATGGCGAGCACCACGCCCAGCGGCGCGTAGGTGACGTAGCTTTTCGCGGCGTCCGTCTCCACCGGCTCGTCCTGGAGGAACAGCGCCCCGTGCTGGGCATAGTATTCGCATGCCGTGGCGCACTTCTCCACTTCCGCCCGCGCCTCCCGGAGGAGTTTGCCCATTTCGCGGGTGATGAGTTCGGCATAGCGGTCACGGGCCAGGCGCAGATGGATGGCCACCTCGCGCAACACCGCGGCCCGTTCGGCAAAACTCCGTTGGGCCCACTCCTTCTGCGCTGCGGCAGCGCGCGCCAAGGCATCGGCGAGGCGATGACTGTCCCAGCTCACATAACTTCCCAGTACCCGGTTGGTGGCGGGATTGAGACTCACATACGGCATAATTCAGCTTCAAACAGTGACGACAGCCTCGAACGCCGCATCCATCCTCGAGGCGGCACCCCGGTGGTCAACGCTTTGGCGACTGCGGCAGCGGAGTTTTCATGGTGAATATAGCAGAGAGGGATAGGATCCGCGCCTGGATCCCCGCGCTTGCACGCCTCATCCTGCTGCTGGGCTTTTGCCTGCCCCTTTGTGGGGTGGCCGCGCCTGAGGACGATGTGCTCGCCGCCCGCGATGCCTACCAGGCGCGCAACGTCACCCGTCTTGCCGAAGCAGTGCAGAGGCTTGACGGCCATCCCCTTGCCGCCCTTGCCCGTTACTGGC
The nucleotide sequence above comes from Burkholderiales bacterium. Encoded proteins:
- the ilvA gene encoding threonine ammonia-lyase, biosynthetic; this encodes MTRTPDYLRMILTSRVYDVAIESPLEPAPGLSRRTGNRILLKREDMQSVFSFKLRGAYNKMAHLPAAALKRGVICASAGNHAQGVALAAQRLHCQATIVMPATTPQIKVQAVASRGAQVVLHGDSYDEAFAHASLLARKHRLTFVHPYDDPEVIAGQGTIGMEILRQHTEPIHAILVPVGGGGLIAGIATYVKTLRPDIRIVGVEPADADAMHQSLKAGRRVALSQVGLFADGVAVKQVGEETFRLCRQYVDEIVLCDTDAICAAIKDVFEDTRSILEPAGALAIAGAKTYAARHRLKDKTLIAIASGANMNFDRLRHVAERAELGEQREGILAVTIPETPGSFRRFCALLGPRNITEFNYRYADPREAHVFVGVQVQDRREVGELVARLKAAGLKALDLTDNEMAKLHVRHLVGGHAPQAKDERLFRFEFPERPGALMKFLDSMSHGWNISLFHYRNHGADYGRVLVGIQVPAADQKAFAQFLERLGYPWWEESNNPAYRLFLG
- a CDS encoding NAD-dependent succinate-semialdehyde dehydrogenase; the encoded protein is MPYVSLNPATNRVLGSYVSWDSHRLADALARAAAAQKEWAQRSFAERAAVLREVAIHLRLARDRYAELITREMGKLLREARAEVEKCATACEYYAQHGALFLQDEPVETDAAKSYVTYAPLGVVLAIMPWNFPFWQVFRAAAPALMAGNAVVLKHASNVPQCALTLETVFRDGGVPEGVFTTLMIEAGDVADAIASHHVQAVTLTGSEEAGRRVATVAGQHLKKCVLELGGSDPFIVLADADLDFTVEQAVASRFLNCGQSCIAAKRFIVVPEIADEFVARLKNRVEALVVGDPMDEATHIAPMARLDLRETLHRQVTDSIAQGAVPVTGCAPLAREGVYYAPSILDHVTARCRAYHEELFGPVATIIRAAGEEEALAIANETRFGLGASIWSRDTARAEAAARRIEAGSVFINGMVKSDPRLPFGGVKASGFGRELSYHGIREFVNVKTVWSRPVRARART